Below is a window of Bombus pascuorum chromosome 16, iyBomPasc1.1, whole genome shotgun sequence DNA.
atacgggacagttagggatacgtttgattgatcctaatatcaccgtacaaagaagcccccacaggcttagcgaggcagagcgaagcatagtgcgcgaacgaataagcgaattaattaaggcagaatgtaattttcacaggtaatgaaaccgttgtacgcacttacttccggtattaaaaacctaacttggacagatagacacgaaaccataaggcaaaaaataatttccatcctgaccaacgagccggtgttaatgatatttgacccgaattacccgatagaattacatactgacgctagttcggacggatacggcgctattttaatccacaaaatcgacggcagaaaccgagtaatagaatattacagtaagagaacgagccccgcggaatccaaatatcattcatatgaactagagaccctggcagttgtaaacgccgttaaacattttcgccactatctacacggacgggaatttctcgttgtcactgattgtaattcgttaaaagcagctcgtaataaagtaagtctaagtgacagggttcataggtggtgagcttacttgcaaactttcactttcgacattatgtacCGAGAGGGCGGACGgatggcccacgtagatttcttctcgcgtaatccggtggacaccgaccgcgcccccaccaacaagatcgaagaaaagaaaattaatctggccgaaatctcggaagattggctactagcggaacaacgtcgcgaccctcaaatttctgaaatcgtcaacaaactgcgaaacgacgagcttgcggaagacattgcgagtacgtatgagttacgatccggtaccctttaccgtaaaatacaaaggagaggcaagaccctctgcctgcccatcgtaccaagagggtttaggtggtccgtcattaaccacatacaccagtcaattatgcacttaggttgggataaaacgctcgagaaactgtacgagtattactggttcgaagggatggcgaaatatgttcgcaaattcgtagagaactgtcatgcttgtcagatttctaaggcgaattcaggcaaagtgcaagttgaattacatcccatacctaagaccagcataccttggcataccattcacgtagacataacgggaaagctgagcggcaagaacgactcgaaagaatacgtcattgtcctgatcgatgcctttaccaaatttgtatacttacaccacactcgtaaaatagactcacttagcaccgttaaggcacttaagtccgccatatttctattcggcagtccctctcggataatagcagatcaagggcgatgttttaccggcaaagaatttcaagatttttgtaaggatagacaaattaaactccacctaatagcaaccggtgctagtagagcgaatggacaagtagagcgtactatgggtacattaaagaatatgtttacaacagtagaaacgaccgggcgatcatggcaagacgcgatcggcgaaatacagttagctttaaattgcaccactcatcgtgtgactaaatcgagtccgctagaattattaattggtaaaacagcgagaccctacgggttactactatctgaaaataccgaagaaaaggaaatagatatctgcaacgtaagacaacaggccatacgaaatatggaagatagcgctaagtatgataaggaaagattcgataaaacgaaagccaaagtagttaaattcaatctcggtgactttgtacTAAAGAAAgacgaggaaaggaaccaaacgaaactagatccgaaatttagcggtccatttgtgatagcggaaattttggaaggagataggtacattttaaaaacactagacggcaaacggtcatataaatacagccatgataggttaaagaaaatgccagatagtcgcgttcctattgagttggacgtctgcggtgatgacgagaacagtgaccatgacgatgcgagtacctcggtcccagaggatcatgctgaccacagcacttagcagaaagagtttgcatatgccagtgtggcgatatggcaaaggacaatgtcttcatacatgtccagtgcggtaatcaggtgtcggatcgaacatagtggctcacatacgccttacggggggcatacggcccaaacaaagtaagtgcgggatcaacacaccgttaccgaattcgattcaagtatcatggaaataacatctaacgtagtgtggcgatatggcaaaggacaatgtcttcatacatgtccagtgcggtaatcaggtgtcggatcgaacatagcggcacacacacgcttacggggggcatacggcccaaacaaagtaagtgtgggatcaacacaccgttaccgaattcaattcaagtatcgttaacactacggagataacatctaacatagtgtttgaacaaaagctcagtgtggtatcatgatccagagaactgagggtcgtccaggtgcgagatcgagaatggtccatcatgtcattacgcccagactgatgattcacaaaatgcgactagcacttcgaatatcaatcgtaacgttacggatttccactctcttttaactctttctttatcaaacgtccgaccagaatttttgctgtcaaactggacccttgacctattttgacacttaactaaattgtaaataacgacagttatatcgaatctaacattggggaaacccaatattctagatacacccgaggacgtgtgatagtcaggatggccgtgtcggagatgaaaggacaccgggtcccccccgttggaattatttggaaaagcttcaatactgtagcatttacgaaataacccagacacagtcattcgaaacttgagacaatgagtttaggctcgaggcgacaaccggtcgccgagcgtagccacggtcacgggatgaacgtttcacctaacagagatataaagtaacatagctttcctttaaagaattggcagtacagacacttgacaataatacattccaacagccccgcagctcgacacacacagaccccattctttgggccagatgatcgccagatgccgatgcatcgtttacagtttatgttcagataacctgaggaaccgttacaaatcttaggacttagttaactaaagtccttcagattgacaaacagtctttattctatcagcctgtaaatctgtcacctattgcgggaagttatgggaaagcctgatttggtcacgtacgacgttgcctgctaggaactctctctctagggcggctagcatccttttctaaccgccaacatagaaattgaccaattaacagcagcgcctatttccctcaccctccgagtggaggctttctttgacgaatccgatgatctcgtgcccttaggcacaccccgtcatagttttcctctgcagcgtcgtcgcgacggaaagtcattcttttctggcaatccgattagctaagagtcaatcaagcgttcctagtatcacgagtccgacttagactttgaagcaaagtatattcgtcatcccgttgaccgtggattcgctatatcgaacttagggccattgtcattagcgtccagctaccgcgtccgtttgtcaatcttgtatcagccatacttgtgtaataaatatctgtgcgacaaccatgaacaacactggtgaagattcattatacgcccctaacgtcaacccgacatatatatatatatatatatattatacaatattgcATGCATTAAGCAGAAGCTATACGAACTACAGCTTTAACTTCTTCCCGGCAAATTATGCATTTCAGAAAAGCAGGGGCGCAATAATTACATGTTGCGAGATGTCCGCAAGGTAGGAATGCAATTGTTGCTTCTCGTCTCATGCAAACTTTACACGATCGAGCATCCTCCAATTCCTGATTTTCTTGTTCCAGAGCAGCTAAAATAGTaaacagtatatttaaatataatatataatacaaatttattatacgtatacggatttcatacaaattaaagaaaaaatgatctatctgtgtttttattttcactactTACCACATTTCTCAACGAGAGTCATCTCgtcagtttcattttcatcatggGATCTCTCATGATTGCCAACTGTAGTTTCTATTCGtgcctgtaataaatataatgtacataagtatatattggaattgttaattatacatatggttCAGGGTGTAAGTTTTTCTACTTACTTCTGTAGGAGTTTCGTAAAAGTCTTGGCCTGTtacattcttaatatattccaaACCCCGTGCTTTGATTGTATAACAACATCCAGGAGACGAAATTGCATGTCGATTCCACGGGTCTTCTCCTGGACTCCAATTGTCCATAGCAATTCCACAATGGTGACAGACAACCGTATCATTTACTCCGTTGAAGTAGAAGCCTGCATCGGCTAATTCTTCActttttgtatatgtattagGCCATGTTGCGAATGTGCCTAATCTGGATTCGTAAGTATCatatttcgaatttgcttCTTTGCTGACTGTTCTTGATCCCAAGCGGCTCTGTCTTTTCATTGGCACATTGCCGCAATTTTGATTGCGGACGAATCCGCACTCTGGTGAATATGCCTTGTGAATTTGCATGGGAGTATTAGGCTCTAAACGGTAATTTAACTTCACTTGAcacacgaaacatttgattgtATTCGATGTGCCCGTATAAAAGAATCCTGCTGCTGCAAGGGGAATGGCAACATATACAGGCCAGTTTCGAAAAGTCAAGAGTCTTGCTGTTTCGAAACGAAGATCACATCGTTCTTGAATGCCACGCGACGTCGATGGAACCGACGACATTGGATTAATCGTTTGCATCGGCAACATTTCTGATACTGACGACGTCGTACGAATGAACCACACGAACTATTCCACTCTTACAGTAATACTGAACCTTGAATCTTAAACCTTGCTGCTAGGACGTGCCTATTTTATACAGTGATCCCTTCATCCCACTATAGGGCACTGTGCAAAGTGCGCAAGTTGTCGACCAATCAAATGTCACTGATGCTCCACCCCTTACCGTACCGCAATGTACCGTActatagtagtagtagaagagtagaaggaaaatatctgtgctaaaaattattaatcatcgcggaacatgataaaattatttttacaaataagtatacaattttttcaacgtgtGAAACATCTCACACAGGGTTTCTGCAGGAAAATTCAATagtttgtaagaatttattaatttattttgagataaagttctctcgcgatgcgaataataagacgccgtagcattatgttatattatattttatctatcataTCATGTCACTTGTCACTGTGCTAGACGACACCAAAACAGATCAACTTGAAAACCTTGCCAACGATATACACAAGATTGAAAACCACAatgaaaaaaacgaaatattagtCTCCCTAGTAATTGAAACTGAATCTACCATATCGGAACTCCATGTTATCatcgacgaaatttttaaCACTGTCACGTTAGGAAAACAAGGAATCATAAATCCACAAGTTGTAGAACCTGAACAACTCTTAAAAACACTTGACCAAATAACGAGACAAAACATTATGACTAATCATATCGAACCTTCAGCtcaaaattttcaactaaTTCTAGATCTAagtaaactaaaaatatatatacaataactgTGCCGGTATTGGAAAAGAATGAATggaaaataactaaaatttatcCGATACCTTCCAAACAAAACTCTGTATTCATTGCGCCTGTAATAGAAACTGACTTGATATTAACCAACTCGGAACAATACATCTTTGCCGATAGTCACTACTTAGacaaatattgtaaacgaACAGCAATCATCCACATTTGTAAAAGAACTCAACCGAGCCGACCTCCATTAAATTACCAGAGATTCATTTGCCTACTTTTGATGGCACCATCGAgaattcgtatttcttttacgACCCTTTCTCGTCTACGATAGATCGGAATAAACAATTAACACCGATACAAAAATTCCACTATTTCCGATCATCCTTGACTGGACAGGCCGCGCGAAGCATTCAATCGTTAGACGTAACCACTTTTGAGGAATCCAGGAAACTCACCCATCCTCCGCAAATAATCCCTCCAATTGGCTGTCCGCATAGTGGGTGGGCGCGTAACCCTATACAAAAAGCCAACTTGTTTGCAAGTCACCTAACTAATGTCTGAAGTAACGGAATACTTGCACTCTCCTTTCCAGATGTCTCCTCCTATTGAACCTTTCTCATCTCTGGAAGTTATAGAACTAATCCGTCGTCTAAACTCCAGGAAAGCATCGGGACATGATCAGATAAGTAAGAAAGCTATCAAGGAGCTTCTCATAAAAGGGATTGCTCTCATTAcctctatttttaatgcaattcgTCGCCTTGAATACTATCCTAATCTTGGAAAATATCAGGAATTACTCTTATCCCTAAACTTGGAAAACCTCACAATCTGCTTACTAAAAGGCATCACTGCTTTCCCCACTCCGTAGCAAGATCCTTTAAACGAAGTCTACTCTTTATTCTTCTTCCCATTTGCGATCAGACGCGCGCAACCGCGAAGTTAAGGCACGACTCTGCGACTACAAAATATATGGAACacatgcatatatatgtatacgtgcTATGCACGCGTGCGAAATAGTCGTGCGCGACTGAACGTCATTTTGCTGATAGAACATCAGGAGTTcttattgaacattttttatttatttatttctttatctaaTGTATAgcactattaacttataataataataatatatctgtataatattgtatgcaatatataacgctatataggaTGAAACTGTAGAAACGTTATCTACCCTCGGATTTCTATGACTTTTGGATATGTTGTAGAAATACTTTGAACAACTTTTACCTatttactatactatatataaggAGTgaacttgtttaattttcaatatattgttAAGAAACTACCGGcacgattatattatatttctgccTACGATTATTCATCCGTGACAGCGTATGCGTCGGTCTGGTTGCCAGTCGTCGGTCACTTATCTTCTgtgtattaacatttatttaattatttcatatttgaaccCCATACATTGATGATATTCACTTTTAATCGAGTTATAAGTTACCAGTTATAACAGACTCTTGCAGCCTCGCATGTTACGTTGTGCACGAAGCCTTTAAACCCGCCCGACCCTCGTTTTCAAAGAGAAGATAAGTGACCGGTAATCGGTAACCACTAACTAAAACTAACACATACGCTGTCACAGTTGCAGAACTGCGAATGCAGAATTCACTGTAGTGATATCGATAGTTTTTCGCGAATATCCCGAAAAGTAAGCGAATTCACTTCTTATATAGGAAATggttatttgaaatatcgatttctacAACATATTCGAAAACATCGAAATCATGGAGTAATTAACGTTTCTGTAATTCCACCTACCAAATCGTATTCTCTTCAAcgctattcaatttttatgcgaAAGATTTTTCCATGAAGTAAGTCATTTTGTAATGATGTTTGAGATGATGAAGTTAGATGCTTCATTCTATTTAGCGTAGATTATCAtatattcaaagaaatacCTTTCTGTTTGTTCTTTAATATGGCATTACTTAGTTTTGATCTAACTGGGAAatgtaaacattttctaatgtaatttcaatataagaGCCAATGGAACTTTAAGATCATTTTCGAAAAGAACGATCCATTTGCGATCCATGGTTCCTTGCAGATATTACGTGACCCATTAGATATTCATTACACGatgaatacaaaaaatttggctttgaaattctattatacggtatctttctttaataaatttccaccGATCTGAAGGTGTAGGATTAGCTACCAAAGTCATGAGATATAATTCTTGAATACCCTGAACAACCAATAACCCTATAACCAAACTGCACAAcatttaataacttttctttaatgcaatataattgtaataccTTCTTACTCTTCTCATTTCCTATACTCTGTTGCTTTTGACGacatatcttttgtttatcagtttataaccttaatcgaagataattaaaattaagaattatcgATACCTAATGAATTACACAAAAACATGTTACGAAAATCAACGTAATCACATcgaatatgtatttacaataacgacaacgataaaaattcagGACGTCGATAAACTGGGAATGTAGTTGGATTTCACTTTTGGAGGAAGGACTTTCCATAATGTATCACTGGGTCAAGGTCAGGAACCCATAGCGGAAGAAGCCATAGAACTTTCGACGAACGAAGGACATTgggtaattttgcaaaatgtcCATTTGGTGAAGAAATGGTTGcctatattagaaaaaaagatggaacAATGCTCGGAGAATCCACACGATGATTATCGATTGTTCATTAGTGCGGAACCCAGTCCTGATCCTCATGAATCAATAATACCTCAGGTTATAAACAATtgtgtaatttgaaaaagcaaaagaCAATATGCAGGTTTAATGAAGCTTACGTATTCTTTACTCCTTTTTCTgcccttccttcttttttatttgtgtttTTACTTATTCCTTCGTATACAAATTACATTCGTACTCGAATGATTCACGAAAATCAGTAAATGGAATACAAATACAGTTATCAGTTTGCTCTGTAGTTGCTGTTTTGACCTATATGTGATGGAATCCagcaaaattctaaattactaTTGTATTATTTGCGGCCTTTTGTTATAGTTCTGTTAATTcttataattctattaatttgcgtattattattaaagaggACCTTGACCAGGGAAATATTGCACAAAAATGTAGCTCGATCCCTGATAGGAGGCAGTTTTGAGTATGCTAATAAAATGatctttttcgttaaaaatatttttctgtaatcAATACGTGAACGTAAACTTCACAGTAGTTAGGACCTTTATACACTTTTTTAATACATGATGTAAATGAGGTATAAAAGCCAttgtataaacaaaatttatacctAATAGTCGAGTGGAGTCAATAGATTTAATGAAGTGCTCCTTGATTTTGATTTCAATTTAGCTAGTATTAACATTAACTCTTTATGAGGAATTTTTAGagctgaataaaaaaaaaagtagtttAATTGCTAACTTTTATATTACCAACTTAAAGGGCCAAGTGGACTTTTATCTAtactttcttattaaattaaaattataaaaagataaagaagtaaataatcttgcaaatgtaaatcaaattcatttcttacgtgtattatataacagaaaataataatataataaaaatggccAGTTTATGCAAAACATTATATTCTGTTGCcagaaaatacttatatattcGTACAAATGCATCATATAGTTTTAAGACTATATCcattgagaaagaaagaaacaattggaaacatttaataatgctaccaattttatacaataatataattttatataataacatattattgaattcaaatatttcttttatgattaattactatattttcgatgtttatttttccaaaaatcaaATGATTATTGACAGTTTATGTACTATTTATGacttattatacatatacatacctATAAAGATattagttataatatattatacgttagacgaatatatttgtcaaaatgaaaaaatttaaacattgatAATTATGTAAAAGGTTAGTTGTATAAATACtgttgtataattaataaataagtaatgtTGGATAATTGTATcaaagtatttataattgataagggtataattaggtaattaccaattatgtaaataattaattttcatagtaCAATTTGCTAATTggataattacataataaagttTGTTCGTAATACAATTCGTAGAGCAATTCAtgtgtttaattatattatacgatgCTTACCATATCACAGAGCAGAAATCCATGCCATATCCTTgctttgcatttttataaatgtttctagGTGATTTCGCAGTAGCttaacttctttttatatgtaaaaactGTTTTTCAAGAGATAGAGCTTCTGGAGCAACCTCGGTCAATCTTTCGAAGCTAAAGCAGAACCGCTCATTTACATGAACCCTGCTTATTTTCATCTAAGTGAAATTCTCTGATTATGTTCTACGAAACATCTGCATCAACAGTTTCTTCTCTTACATAATCagtaatatttatctatttatgtaTTCTTACTTTatagtatttcattttattacatgTTTTCTTACAGCATCTCTTAATTGTAgaaaaaaggtataaaaaataaatatgtactaCATAGATCTATCTATCATTTCCCTTTCATATGATAGTTCTTCCatcattttatgtattttcagGGAGTTAGCTTTACGATAGTTACttttattgatttaattttatagctgttaataataatatttataaaaatgtatttaataattaaagtgATTAAATGAACTGTTAAATTAATGATACAAGAATGAGATAAACTGTGTATAAACGgatatatttcttctattatatGGGAATACGTGATATTCTGTTGAAAGGTATAAAAAGCTCACTTACAATTCACTCGACTATCGTGGATTAAGATTTAGGATATTGCGCAGGAAATCAACAGATTCAATTACTAGATTGAAAAACTTGATTTCCTGATTTATCTGATACTTGcttcgataaaatgaaatcgatcgattaagaaatttaagataCCCAGATACCTACTAcgtcatttatattaatactatattacttatttaattacatctttataaaaaactaaaagaatCATGTTTCATATgtttactttgaaattacgtttcttcgcctgaaatatttcgaaaatatttaacattattatttacattatataattattcttatcattatataaaaattattacggtACAGTCAAAACGTCGCTTCTAAGAATCCTATACCCTATGAATAACATTGTCTTAAAACTTGTAATAAGAACGTTTAATATAAGTTTCATCTTGTCTTGCCCTAGATATCTTACTAAAATCCAGCGAGATGTTCCTCAGGTGATTTTGGTATAGGATGTGTAGGGTGCCAGAATAATACTCGGTGGTGTTCAACTgtatatttatcaacaatctTCGCTTTTCGACTCTTTCGTATAATTCTCGATTCCTAGTGACCATTCTTCCTTCTGGGAAAACAATTCAACTGTTTTCTTGATccgattcgtttcttttgttcCTCGGTATCCCCACTACGCACGCGTTCGTTAGGCGTCCGCGACCGTTGCCACCTACGCCTTCTTCCAAATATTCCGCGGAAGGACCGTAAGGATATCGATGACTCATTAGCCCTGTCGGCACTTATGCTTCGGTGATACTTGTACTGACCGTTGGATCcgctggaaaattttattgttgagTGCCGTTACATTACTAAAAGAAGATAACTACTTATTCTAAATTCTGCAGTATCGCCAAGAAACCCCGCctataataatctttttatcgccttaaatttaaaatctcaCGATTCGCACTCTTCTGCCTAATAACCcctgtattataaattaaattaaacgtaaagcaaatgaaatatcattttcccGACGATTTACcctggaattttaaaattatttctctgtaaaacatcgaaaatatgatttattatgtttttattctGTGACTTTTAAATGTTAATGGTAGAAACTGTAAAAATCTACGTCGATTTACCACAAATAGGTTCTTTGACAGACGCGGTTTCTTTTCATAGTTGAACAGCATTGTAagcaacgaagaaacaaattcgCCATGATCAGTGATTCCAGTCGACGAAAACACAAAAGGGAATTGAAAGAGTGCAGATAAAATCCGCccaaaaagaagagaaagcaaAAACCCTAGAGCGgtccaattaaattaattgctatGTCAATTACAAGCCCTTGTCTCACCAAAGTCGTCATCAGCTCGTATTTCGTGCTACGCCGTGCatctattttatctttttcctgCTCTGTTTTTTCCTGCTCCGCccatttttttacttttttctttttgtgcgAAAAGTCATTTGTACATAGCTAGATTGCTGTGAAATGTCACGATGATTAAATTGTGATCGCAAGTTTCTTTCACCCGATGAtcccgtgcgttagacacacccttcttTAGCcctcctccgacacagcatcgtcactttcAAGTCAGTTCGTTTTCATCGTCAGAGCAATCAACAAGTCGAACAACGACTCTACCCTTAAATCAATCCGTCTGTAAGGTCTAACTGCATACATCGAGAAttctgacgaataaagtcgcttaatccaacgaattcattgagagatatcgtaaagtcggaTCTAATTTCTCTGACACATTAACTGTACTCATCGCCAAATACTTTGTGACGCTCATATTATTGCATGATtgcttgttaaatatacacgatatattaacctgttaacacagtgttaaattcattgaactacccctgttatcttaatcgaaacaagtGAAACGAgtatttcgcggcgtcgattagccgcatcgtagcgagaatttacgcctttcgctgacgcgttttcctcgcgaccgcgtcactccgcgaacggtcgtaacatccgttacaattcatttttgctacttttactttccttccttttaaaTTATCGTTGATTCTTCTAACGTATACATATGGAGTTAAATACTTGGAAAACCGGTGTCATTTTAAAgcatataaatgaaatgaatttctatttGACGAAGATGAGGAAGGAATAAAGTATTAGCTTaccgaaaagaaaaatagtttatttgCCGATGGATACTATGTTAtttgaattgtaaaataactgtTACTCAATATAGTAACtgcttaaaaaattctttctttaaacTGCACTCAACTCTGATTCTTTTGGTCATTTCGAAGCCAATTGTATTCTTCTCGCGTTAAAATATACCTCAGGATtgagtaaaatatgaaaaaattactattgttctgcataatttttcgttttaatttggTAGAT
It encodes the following:
- the LOC132915315 gene encoding baculoviral IAP repeat-containing protein 2-like → MLPMQTINPMSSVPSTSRGIQERCDLRFETARLLTFRNWPVYVAIPLAAAGFFYTGTSNTIKCFVCQVKLNYRLEPNTPMQIHKAYSPECGFVRNQNCGNVPMKRQSRLGSRTVSKEANSKYDTYESRLGTFATWPNTYTKSEELADAGFYFNGVNDTVVCHHCGIAMDNWSPGEDPWNRHAISSPGCCYTIKARGLEYIKNVTGQDFYETPTEARIETTVGNHERSHDENETDEMTLVEKCAALEQENQELEDARSCKVCMRREATIAFLPCGHLATCNYCAPAFLKCIICREEVKAVVRIASA